The nucleotide sequence TTCAACACTTGAGATCACTCTCCCGGTTCTCAATCTTGCTTCCTGGTTGACTACCATAAAAGTTAAACCGCCATTAACACCTAACACGAGGTCATCAGTGACAAGGAAATTGTAAAGCAAACCACCATTAAGAATTAATTGGCTGAATGAGGAATTTACTTCCACAAATTTTTCTGAAAGCTGGCTGCTGAAGTTCAGATAGGATGAGTTGTACCACGATTGAAAATTTGATTGCGAGATGTAAGATGTTCTTGCATACATATACATATTTTTTATGAATAGAATTGGAATACCAATACTTCCGCCAAATGCAAATGATGCAGGACTCTGGGTTTCATTACCGGATAAATTAACGGTTGCAACTCCAGCCATTCCTCCAAGAAATATTGAGTTAGGTCTTAAATATGACTGTGCGTTAGTAAGAAAACCAGTTGAAAGCGATAAAACGAAAATCAATGTAAGTTTTTTCATAATTCACCTTTGTTTAATTGAAACGTAATAAATAATCCGGATATTGTCAAACTATATTTCAAGCGAATGGCTTTAATAATTTATATTTTTTTAATTCAACTCATCACGATTATATTTCATTAAATTTTTTTGAGATTTAAAACATCCCATTATTAAATCTGCAATGAAGCAGATGAACCTTCTTTCACCATATTTCTGGAATATTTAATGATTGCTAACAGAGTAAATGAGATTGCCGTATCCGAAACCATGCATATTGCAGCCGAAGCAAAAAAACTCAAAGCCGAGGGATTTGATGTTATCAATCTCAGTATGGGAGAACCCGATTTTCCCACACCAAAAAATATAAAAGAGGCTGGCAAAACAGCAATCGAAGAAAATCATACAAGATATACTATTAACGCAGGAACTGTTGAGCTTAGAACTGCAATTCAGGCTAAGCTTAAAAGAGACAATCAACTCGATTACAAACTAAATGAAATAATTGTTTCCAGCGGAGCTAAACAGAGCTGCTACAATGCAATTTTAACAACAGTAAATCCCAGCGATGAAGTTATTATTCCCTCGCCATATTGGGTTTCATATCCTGCGATGGTTAATCTTGCAGGTGGTACAGTTGTTGTCATTGAAACAACTGAAAAGAATGGATTCAGGATTACACCTGAACAGCTTGAAAAAGCCATCACAAAAAAAACTAAATTGTTTATTCTTTGCAATCCATCCAATCCGACAGGTTCAGCATACAATAAAGAGGAGCTTATTGCTTTAGCCGAAGTTGCTGAAAAAGGAAATTTTTATATTCTTGCCGATGAAATTTATGAGAAGATGGTTTATGATGATTTTGAGTTCTACAGTTTCGCAACTGTGGCACCTGAACTTCGGAATAGAATTATACTTGTAAATGGAATCTCAAAATCCTATGCAATGACCGGCTGGAGAATTGGTTACACAGCCGCCAATGA is from Ignavibacteriota bacterium and encodes:
- a CDS encoding pyridoxal phosphate-dependent aminotransferase, which encodes MIANRVNEIAVSETMHIAAEAKKLKAEGFDVINLSMGEPDFPTPKNIKEAGKTAIEENHTRYTINAGTVELRTAIQAKLKRDNQLDYKLNEIIVSSGAKQSCYNAILTTVNPSDEVIIPSPYWVSYPAMVNLAGGTVVVIETTEKNGFRITPEQLEKAITKKTKLFILCNPSNPTGSAYNKEELIALAEVAEKGNFYILADEIYEKMVYDDFEFYSFATVAPELRNRIILVNGISKSYAMTGWRIGYTAANEHIVEGMNKIQSHSTSHPSSVSQFAAIEALTGPQYVINEMFVEFKKRREFLHNELISIKGITCYKPEGAFYLFPNISTFMHKHSKVLKIENSFDFAMHLLYEAHIAVVPGNAFGADDYLRISYATSMENLKEAVIRLKKALARLEV